From Cydia fagiglandana chromosome 24, ilCydFagi1.1, whole genome shotgun sequence, a single genomic window includes:
- the LOC134676162 gene encoding Fanconi anemia group D2 protein — MSVKRCGVSLGSQRKKLCVSETYFHKCLRENGLILKHPPEKCEASEETVKIVRNLEKSLKNHINYPRNVSELLSDFENECKDQSILQHYVFPTIIRITDENCEGSPRVSQSVVRILLSIPILQKKLTDYIFNKAIDLAASNACGPWIQKILKCFSGLDQIVDLQKMATYLINLLEIASEKPVKLEIITAIPDIIGDQELDNVVTELSRILREDLDLVPAILDCFTYLSLSDEQYGQLQQKALAIVKNIPKCMYYPNFVRFLLSGRANEGSSMEIVQGLRDGLGWPTSLASPQEIATSQVLTAAAIRNSMVGSKAVANAWLKVVSNCKTDTDHKPIDFIILLILYSTSEDKEKLVETLIKKQVKLNILKEPLINDVFENFEPVLKDKFDTLIRLTNSLMRMHSEPLVISLASHIYVLMFSHAPDRQTIVAELLHVGLYNKECLMNTLVILNNVAAKDMGLLKPQSLQMLNLLDYTDKMSLNEFKAVVNIVCGLAYSYENSVIRDDMHMIIRKQLGTSRLKVKVQGIISGIHAIKYLIAKDDDEPTIDLPDDVSYGSTTLLSTGDLREAAEIIEFISRSTSNHPDMTALFYDEMSAVISSATCVSKNFLAWLTDAATNDLQQNFIVDSISKPRIKNLKLTMQYCLNAEGEMDEVIAINIGGIALDEKEVNVAILSPLFRLVATLHSRQHEGDLSTIDALLGCPVVMPEFDIDEIEELDSTAVSSVLDCLIHCTNWFRELLNAFAIQNDTNLTPKILSRVHQVQEMESLILNVLVKANIAYKPPVCTFNISGYTGNPADRGVVKPAPKPKPQKKPAHNDTVLPETAKTQPTPNAPIKNKLETIHKLPLRELSLDLLNLLNNELSDGMENLNMKSLKFLLMCLNANLEKILISKVKRITFLSKPEDCVAYDAKKAEECAKTVNEVLAKVMSHLETVTKYIGRNSSENSQNDSGFMYPPDLEEYLTCLEYMYIFLTTYFKWIGFRNHHVALFKVSLRTVSKDNPDAVSLKELLLGVSKYLQKHEKYCLQLSTAVSLMNLMKTFQEYSSSSILVKILRDMAKNFLSQQWKTFDGVAEKGLVFNQSVDKLFQIYFTNNEVISLKNLALQLNTEIQNLKGKNDTLETFKCINKSNFPILYRNLGTAVHEAAKTRLNQGLTNAEHLDVWKDVATVLKYMSDVAKTLDNRNNLLAFFKKSLPILKLFISQGVPMMELNFKTRTQEVLEVLKIMQQSTRFLQSLCCHARIKKDMALMSKVPYMRQMLETLVYKVKAVLAANNCSEAFWMGNLKNKDIHGEVIATQASQGEESVDDCDEQLPEDESGDSDDGDVNSVSDII; from the exons atgagCGTCAAACGTTGTGGTGTTAGTCTGGGCAGTCAGAGAAAAAAACTCTGTGTTTCCGAAACCTATTTTCACAAATGCTTGAGAGAAAACGGTTTGATCCTAAAGCATCCGCCAGAAAAGTGCGAAGCGTCCGAAGAAACAGTCAAAATAGTGAGGAATTTAGAGAAATCCCTCAAAAACCATATAAACTATCCGCGCAATGTCTCTGAACTGCTCTCAGACTTTGAAAATGAGTGCAAAGACCAAAGCATCTTGCAGCATTACGTGTTTCCTACCATCATTAGGATCACGGATGAGAACTGTGAAGGTAGCCCCAGAGTTAGCCAGAGTGTAGTCAGAATATTGCTAAGCATTCCTATATTGCAGAAGAAGCTCACAGACTACATATTCAACAAGGCAATAGATTTGGCCGCATCAAATGCTTGCGGGCCTTGGATCCAGAAGATTCTGAAGTGTTTCTCAGGTTTAGATCAGATCGTAGATCTGCAAAAAATGGCGACTtatttgataaatttactgGAAATTGCGTCAGAGAAGCCAGTGAAGTTGGAGATCATTACag CAATCCCGGACATCATAGGCGATCAAGAACTTGATAATGTAGTAACTGAGTTGAGCAGGATTCTGCGCGAAGACTTAGACCTGGTTCCGGCCATATTAGACTGCTTCACCTATCTCAGCCTCTCCGATGAACAATACGGTCAGCTGCAGCAGAAAGCTCTGGCCATCGTCAAAAATATCCCCAAGTGTATGTACTATCCCAATTTCGTCAGGTTTCTTCTTAGTGGAAGAGCCAATGAAGGCTCATCCATGGAAATTGTCCAAGGACTAAGAGATGGCCTAGGCTGGCCCACATCCTTAGCCTCCCCTCAAGAAATAGCCACAAGCCAAGTATTAACTGCCGCAGCAATCAGAAACTCCATGGTAGGATCCAAAGCCGTAGCCAATGCTTGGCTGAAAGTCGTTTCAAATTGTAAAACTGACACAGACCATAAACCTATTGACTTTATCATACTCTTAATTCTCTATTCAACATCAGAAGATAAAGAGAAGCTTGTagaaacattaattaaaaagcAGGTAAAACTTAATATTCTTAAGGAGCCCTTGATCAACGATGTCTTTGAAAATTTTGAGCCGGTTTTGAAAGATAAATTCGATACATTAATCAGGCTGACCAACTCCCTGATGCGGATGCATTCGGAGCCTTTAGTGATATCTTTAGCGTCACATATTTACGTTCTGATGTTCTCCCATGCCCCTGACAGGCAGACTATAGTCGCGGAGTTGCTGCATGTTGGCTTATACAACAAAGAGTGTCTCATGAACACTTTGGTTATACTGAACAATGTGGCAGCTAAAGACATGGGCCTCTTGAAACCTCAGAGCTTGCAGATGCTGAACCTCCTTGACTACACGGACAAGATGTCGCTAAACGAGTTCAAAGCCGTTGTCAACATCGTCTGCGGACTCGCCTACAGCTACGAGAACTCCGTAATAAGAGACGATATGCACATGATTATAAGAAAACAACTGGGGACTTCTAGACTTAAAGTGAAAGTCCAAGGCATCATATCCGGCATACATGCCATCAAATACCTCATAGCAAAGGACGACGATGAACCCACGATAGATTTACCTGACGATGTCAGTTACGGTTCCACTACACTTCTCTCCACAGGAGACCTCAGGGAAGCTGCAGAAATTATAGAATTCATCAGCAGAAGTACGTCCAACCACCCTGACATGACAGCCTTGTTCTACGACGAAATGTCTGCCGTCATATCGTCAGCAACGTGCGTGAGCAAGAATTTTCTAGCTTGGCTCACCGACGCCGCCACCAATGACTTGCAGCAAAACTTCATTGTCGATAGCATAAGCAAACCTCGCATAAAAAACTTGAAGTTGACGATGCAATATTGTCTCAATGCTGAAGGAGAGATGGACGAAGTTATAGCTATTAATATTGGTGGAATAGCGTTAGATGAGAAGGAAGTCAATGTAGCTATACTATCTCCTCTCTTCCGATTGGTGGCCACGCTCCATTCTCGCCAGCATGAGGGAGATCTATCCACCATTGACGCGTTGCTGGGGTGCCCTGTTGTCATGCCAGAGTTTGACATCGACGAAATCGAAGAACTGGACAGTACCGCCGTCAGTAGCGTCCTAGATTGCTTAATCCATTGCACAAATTGGTTCAGAGAGTTATTGAATGCATTTGCGATACAAAATGACACCAATTTGACTCCGAAAATCCTGAGCAGAGTTCACCAAGTTCAAGAAATGGAGTCGTTGATATTAAATGTTTTGGTAAAAGCGAATATCGCTTACAAACCTCCCGTATGTACTTTTAATATTAGCGGGTACACGGGGAATCCAGCTGACAGAGGGGTAGTCAAGCCAGCACCCAAGCCAAAGCCACAAAAGAAACCCGCGCACAACGATACTGTATTACCAGAGACGGCTAAGACACAACCGACACCAAATGCGCCGATAAAGAACAAACTGGAAACTATCCACAAGTTGCCACTACGTGAACTAAGCTTGGATCTGCTCAACCTACTAAACAATGAGCTGTCAGACGGAATGGAGAATCTAAACATGAAATCCTTAAAATTCCTACTAATGTGCCTGAACGCTAATTTGGAAAAGATTCTCATCTCAAAAGTGAAGAGAATTACTTTCCTGTCTAAACCAGAAGACTGCGTGGCTTACGACGCAAAAAAGGCGGAAGAGTGCGCGAAGACAGTCAATGAAGTTCTGGCGAAGGTGATGTCTCATTTGGAAACGGTGACCAAGTATATAGGGAGAAACTCTTCTGAAAATTCCCAAAATGACAGTGGCTTCATGTATCCACCAGACCTCGAAGAATATCTGACATGCTTGGAATACATGTACATCTTCCTGACTACATATTTCAAATGGATCGGATTCAGGAACCACCATGTCGCCTTATTTAAGGTTTCTTTGAGAACTGTATCAAAGGACAATCCTGATGCAGTTTCTTTAAAGGAACTGCTTCTAGGTGTCTCAAAATATCTCCAGAAGCATGAGAAATACTGTTTACAATTATCTACTGCAGTGTCTTTGATGAATTTGATGaaaactttccaagaatactCCAGCAGTAGTATTCTAGTGAAGATACTAAGAGACATGGCGAAAAATTTCCTTTCTCAACAATGGAAAACCTTTGACGGCGTAGCAGAAAAGGGTCTAGTATTCAATCAAAGTGTTGACAAGTTATTCCAAATTTATTTCACAAACAACGAGGTCATTTCCTTGAAAAATTTAGCTCTCCAACTGAATACAGAAATACAGAATCTCAAAGGAAAGAACGATACGTTAGAGACATTCAAGTGCATCAATAAAAGCAATTTTCCTATTCTTTATAGGAATTTAGGGACAGCAGTGCACGAGGCCGCCAAAACGCGGCTGAACCAAGGCCTAACGAACGCCGAGCACTTGGATGTATGGAAAGACGTTGCTACTGTTCTGAAGTACATGTCAGATGTCGCCAAAACTTTGGATAACAGGAACAACTTGCTCGCCTTCTTCAAGAAGTCGCTACCAATTTTGAAACTCTTCATTTCACAGGGCGTTCCTATGATGGAGTTGAATTTTAAAACGAGAACGCAGGAGGTGTTGGAGGTGCTGAAGATTATGCAACAATCGACTAGGTTCCTGCAGTCGCTCTGTTGTCACGCCCGGATAAAAAAAGACATGGCGCTGATGAGTAAAGTACCTTATATGAGACAGATGTTGGAAACGTTGGTGTATAAAGTGAAGGCTGTGCTTGCGGCGAACAATTGTTCCGAAGCGTTTTGGATGGGGAATCTGAAGAATAAAGATATACACGGTGAAGTGATAGCCACGCAGGCGAGCCAGGGAGAGGAGTCGGTGGATGACTGCGATGAGCAGCTGCCGGAAGACGAGAGCGGTGACAGTGACGATGGTGACGTTAATAGTGTCAGTGACATTATATAA